One window of Candidatus Dadabacteria bacterium genomic DNA carries:
- a CDS encoding AAA family ATPase, translating to MKQRRIYNPAQLSPEELKASFVARQETLTEMLRLLDEQKTDRPCQHMLLVGSRGMGKTTLGLRFLQAVRETPDLAEAWQPVAFHEESYQVTDLADFWLTALHHLTRATRDSRWEDKAEALSADEKDPQRLAAYALSVLIDFSRESGKRLILFVENLDIVFSQLGDEREVHALRAALIEHPEILLIGSANAVFEAIQHRGEPFYEFFRVFLLEGLGREEYLQIFRALAERECKTKIAETLSRERGRIETMRRLTGGNPRLLVLTYGILVESPLGSAFKDLEQLIDEQTPYFKSRIEELPTQSRKVFHCLAEGWSPMLAKEVSAAARLSSSHTSAQLKQLVDKGYAREARPEREKRIRYEVADRFYNIYFLLRFSRRGYRRLKLLVDFLNDLFGPVPMRSMYLATLEKLSSGVSKDEEAPELLGALIPYAANDSDFAEREDWMKKAFSLIINSIGANVSAFGEIVRDLSRHYQLGLDCFSDKVCRGIELLQSERFVEAETECRGAIRREPDNLFAWVLLGSALRGRRHFEDALDAFRHVTEAVGPDDPAQLQICALGALTGEAGVLLALENSGDVLSVIAKIWELVNQDDPHPLRYVATELIRVHGKLLLEADHHEEALAIWRQVSQYVCPEDPELLRLTFLKTLAERGNALVAQKRYDEAVSILENFTQYVRTDDSITLRYGAGLALFALDTAYLELGRFEDWIISCDRFSEYVYVDDPVDTRRKFARLLATKSNIANSLGYYDDSESGCKKAVELDPECGEAWRVRAEAILGGDEAARLEEAKRYACRAAELMPEDPAAFHAVSDVLARCGNWMAALEKLDRALSVAVGQQCWNTHGLTESLINLAAAGWSQQVMQIMESHPALTETMEPLWHAVRAETGEELESLPAEITQAVIDIRKRFSEKKKMLPKTTPLSI from the coding sequence ATGAAGCAAAGACGTATCTACAACCCGGCCCAACTCTCCCCGGAAGAACTCAAGGCTTCCTTCGTCGCCCGTCAGGAGACCCTCACTGAGATGCTTCGCCTCTTGGACGAGCAGAAAACCGACCGACCGTGCCAGCACATGCTGCTTGTCGGTTCGCGGGGGATGGGCAAAACCACCCTCGGTCTGCGGTTTCTCCAGGCGGTACGCGAAACGCCCGATCTTGCAGAAGCATGGCAGCCCGTGGCGTTTCACGAGGAAAGCTATCAGGTGACCGACCTGGCGGATTTCTGGCTTACGGCCCTGCATCACCTGACCCGCGCCACTCGGGATTCCCGATGGGAGGACAAGGCAGAAGCGCTTTCGGCCGACGAGAAGGATCCGCAGCGCCTTGCCGCGTACGCGCTCTCGGTTCTTATTGATTTCTCCCGAGAAAGCGGAAAGAGGCTGATTCTGTTTGTCGAAAATCTTGACATCGTTTTCTCACAACTGGGTGATGAGCGCGAAGTCCACGCTTTGCGGGCCGCGTTGATCGAACATCCGGAGATACTGCTGATCGGTTCCGCAAACGCCGTCTTTGAGGCCATACAGCACCGCGGCGAACCGTTCTACGAGTTTTTCCGGGTTTTTCTTCTGGAAGGTCTTGGGCGCGAAGAGTATCTTCAGATCTTCCGGGCCCTCGCAGAACGTGAATGCAAAACTAAAATTGCCGAGACACTGAGCCGCGAACGCGGGCGAATCGAGACCATGCGCCGCCTGACCGGAGGAAACCCGCGGCTGCTGGTGCTGACCTACGGAATTCTGGTTGAGTCGCCGCTCGGTTCCGCGTTCAAGGATCTAGAACAGCTGATCGACGAACAGACTCCGTACTTCAAGTCCCGCATTGAGGAGCTGCCGACACAGTCCCGAAAGGTGTTTCATTGCCTTGCGGAGGGATGGAGTCCCATGCTCGCGAAGGAAGTATCCGCCGCGGCCAGGCTTTCCTCATCTCACACAAGCGCCCAGCTCAAGCAGCTGGTGGACAAGGGATACGCCAGGGAAGCGCGGCCAGAGAGGGAAAAGCGTATCCGGTACGAGGTTGCCGACCGGTTCTACAACATCTACTTCCTGCTGCGTTTCTCGCGGCGGGGATATCGACGCCTGAAGCTGCTGGTAGACTTCCTCAACGATCTGTTCGGCCCGGTTCCGATGCGGTCGATGTATCTGGCGACTCTTGAGAAGTTAAGCAGCGGGGTCTCTAAGGATGAAGAGGCGCCTGAACTGCTTGGAGCCCTGATCCCCTATGCGGCGAACGACAGTGATTTCGCGGAACGCGAAGACTGGATGAAGAAGGCCTTTAGCCTGATAATCAATTCTATCGGCGCGAACGTGTCAGCATTTGGCGAAATAGTGCGGGACCTTTCCCGGCACTACCAGCTAGGTTTGGATTGTTTTTCGGATAAGGTCTGTCGCGGCATCGAACTACTCCAATCTGAACGCTTCGTGGAGGCGGAAACCGAGTGCAGAGGGGCAATCAGGCGAGAACCGGATAATCTTTTTGCTTGGGTTCTTCTTGGCTCGGCACTAAGGGGAAGAAGGCATTTTGAGGATGCCCTCGATGCGTTCAGGCATGTAACCGAGGCTGTCGGTCCCGATGACCCCGCACAATTGCAGATTTGCGCGCTTGGAGCTCTGACGGGGGAGGCTGGAGTCCTTCTCGCCTTGGAAAATTCTGGCGATGTCTTAAGCGTTATTGCAAAAATTTGGGAACTTGTAAACCAGGATGACCCGCATCCCCTGCGCTATGTAGCTACTGAGTTGATTCGGGTTCATGGCAAACTTCTCTTGGAAGCGGATCATCATGAAGAAGCTCTCGCGATCTGGCGGCAGGTCTCGCAATATGTCTGTCCGGAAGATCCGGAATTGTTACGCCTGACATTTCTCAAGACGCTTGCCGAGAGAGGAAACGCTCTTGTCGCACAAAAGCGTTATGATGAAGCTGTGTCCATTTTGGAAAATTTCACTCAATATGTTCGTACCGATGACTCGATAACATTACGTTACGGTGCCGGTCTGGCGTTGTTCGCTCTGGACACGGCGTACTTGGAACTGGGGCGGTTTGAAGACTGGATCATTTCCTGCGACCGGTTTTCAGAATATGTTTATGTGGATGACCCGGTGGATACGCGTCGGAAATTCGCCAGACTGCTGGCCACCAAGAGCAATATTGCCAACTCGCTGGGATATTATGACGACTCGGAATCGGGCTGCAAAAAAGCAGTGGAGCTTGACCCCGAGTGTGGCGAGGCCTGGCGCGTCAGGGCGGAAGCGATTCTCGGGGGTGACGAGGCTGCGCGCCTGGAAGAAGCGAAACGCTACGCTTGCCGCGCAGCGGAGCTGATGCCGGAAGACCCTGCCGCGTTTCATGCGGTCTCCGATGTACTGGCCCGCTGCGGGAACTGGATGGCAGCCCTGGAAAAACTTGACCGAGCGCTTTCCGTCGCCGTCGGCCAACAGTGCTGGAACACGCATGGTCTGACGGAATCCCTGATCAATCTCGCGGCGGCCGGCTGGAGCCAGCAGGTCATGCAGATAATGGAAAGCCATCCTGCCCTGACTGAAACCATGGAACCGCTCTGGCACGCGGTGCGGGCGGAAACGGGAGAGGAACTCGAATCCCTGCCCGCAGAGATCACTCAAGCCGTAATTGATATAAGGAAGAGGTTCTCGGAGAAAAAAAAGATGTTGCCGAAAACAACGCCGCTATCAATCTGA
- a CDS encoding transposase: MIKTYKCRAKLSVAGHQRLGEIFRLSAELYNAGLESRIDCYRKTGKNRSFFDQCKELTEVRASIAEFNEVSAILFRGVLSRLDKAYKQFFRHGGFPRFKSSKRWRTIEKNDRCCKMLKREGRNLVLKVKGLPRIEVKTERELPPNALLKAIRITRKPLRTEVGLSYEMPTLEAKPVVNNPAGIDTEISKRLTLSNGETVEKRKVDRRRLILLQRSASRKKKGSNNRRKAVSLLAKEWQRVTDKERNYLHRLTSEIVRTYDFIAAKRLETKKMLGNRQLARSIQEQTWGKFAVLLNEKAESADVKMVAVNPEGTSQECSSCGAEVKKELSARVHKCNCGLVLDRDTNAAINILHRGISIAGGKLKQSRMAGRMKEKLEIAPVRPRTVYV; the protein is encoded by the coding sequence ATGATAAAGACCTACAAATGTCGCGCCAAGCTGTCTGTCGCAGGACACCAGAGGCTTGGGGAGATATTCAGATTATCCGCGGAACTCTATAACGCGGGTCTGGAATCCCGTATTGACTGCTACAGAAAAACTGGCAAAAACCGCAGTTTCTTTGACCAGTGCAAGGAACTCACGGAGGTAAGGGCAAGTATTGCGGAGTTCAATGAAGTTTCCGCTATTTTGTTCCGCGGCGTTCTCTCAAGACTTGACAAAGCGTACAAACAGTTTTTCAGGCATGGAGGTTTCCCTCGTTTCAAGAGTTCCAAGCGTTGGCGGACAATAGAGAAAAACGACCGGTGCTGTAAGATGCTCAAGCGCGAGGGGCGGAATCTGGTTCTCAAGGTAAAGGGGCTTCCCCGCATTGAAGTGAAGACGGAGCGGGAGCTGCCGCCGAACGCATTGCTGAAAGCGATAAGGATTACAAGAAAGCCTTTGCGCACGGAAGTTGGTTTATCGTATGAAATGCCGACCCTGGAGGCGAAACCAGTGGTGAACAATCCCGCCGGGATAGACACGGAAATATCAAAGCGCCTCACTCTGAGCAACGGGGAGACTGTAGAGAAGCGGAAAGTGGACAGGCGCAGGTTAATACTGCTACAGCGTTCTGCATCCCGCAAGAAAAAGGGAAGCAACAACAGAAGGAAGGCGGTTTCGTTGTTGGCAAAAGAGTGGCAGAGAGTGACAGACAAAGAGAGGAACTACCTGCACAGGCTGACTTCGGAGATAGTGAGGACATACGATTTTATAGCGGCAAAGAGACTTGAAACGAAAAAAATGCTCGGCAACAGGCAGTTGGCAAGGAGCATACAGGAGCAGACTTGGGGAAAGTTTGCCGTGCTGCTTAACGAGAAGGCTGAAAGTGCCGACGTTAAGATGGTGGCAGTGAATCCCGAGGGAACTTCGCAGGAATGCTCAAGTTGCGGAGCGGAAGTTAAAAAAGAGTTGTCTGCAAGAGTTCACAAGTGTAATTGTGGGCTTGTATTGGACAGGGACACAAATGCGGCAATTAATATCCTTCATCGAGGTATCTCGATTGCGGGTGGGAAACTCAAGCAGTCCCGCATGGCCGGAAGGATGAAAGAGAAGCTGGAGATTGCTCCGGTTCGGCCAAGAACAGTATATGTCTAG
- a CDS encoding type II toxin-antitoxin system HicA family toxin, whose translation MSSSKVYSYHELVKKIRDYDGRFEIRHGGKHPKIYHPDVDGSKRSFPIPFHGKNKAVPKGYYKEIIRRFNLPGDFFD comes from the coding sequence ATGTCCAGCTCCAAGGTTTATTCCTATCATGAACTCGTCAAGAAGATTCGAGATTACGACGGTCGGTTTGAAATCCGACACGGGGGGAAACATCCGAAAATCTATCATCCGGATGTAGACGGCAGCAAAAGATCTTTCCCCATTCCTTTTCATGGAAAGAACAAAGCCGTTCCCAAGGGTTACTACAAAGAAATAATAAGGCGATTCAATTTGCCGGGCGATTTTTTTGACTGA
- a CDS encoding cytochrome c, which translates to MKTGILLATLVFSCALFLAPHASRAADSAKGQEIYNVYCATCHGLTGLGDGVAAAALDPKPRDLSSAAILETYTDEYLVNVITNGGAAVGKSPMMTAWAGIISPEDIDNLVAHIRQNLCKCEYKKQ; encoded by the coding sequence ATGAAAACCGGAATCCTGCTCGCAACACTTGTCTTTTCCTGCGCGCTCTTTCTCGCGCCCCACGCTTCCCGGGCTGCCGACAGCGCTAAGGGACAGGAAATCTACAACGTCTACTGCGCTACCTGCCACGGCCTCACGGGGCTTGGCGACGGAGTCGCGGCCGCCGCTCTTGACCCCAAGCCGAGGGACCTCTCGAGCGCCGCGATCCTCGAGACCTATACGGACGAGTACCTGGTTAACGTGATAACAAACGGCGGAGCGGCGGTCGGCAAGTCCCCGATGATGACCGCCTGGGCCGGGATAATAAGCCCCGAGGACATAGACAACCTGGTGGCGCACATAAGGCAGAACCTCTGCAAGTGCGAGTACAAAAAGCAGTAG